The following are from one region of the Noviherbaspirillum sedimenti genome:
- a CDS encoding tyrosine-type recombinase/integrase — translation MSATTSLQARVERYLAERRRLGFSVRTPGYALRSFARHIQDAGHCGPLTVEVMADWARCDSHGSSDPRTWARRLKNLRSFTRWLQQFEPRTEVPDDAIFGRLPERQAPHIYNEHEIIDLLAAARRLGPTPGLRGVIFETLFGLIACTGLRISEALSLHNEDVDLQREMLSIHQTKFGKSRQVPMHPSTVEALRRYRCMRDLAGESAQGDAPFFIGTRGRRRGLPLGDRQVHRVFAELRQQLGWRNRGTHHAPRIHDLRHTFVVRRIVLWQAQGVDIDQAMLSLSTYVGHAMVTNTYWYLSAVPELMALAAGRFESFMPRSEVSDA, via the coding sequence ATGAGCGCGACCACATCCCTGCAAGCGCGCGTCGAGCGCTATCTGGCCGAGCGTCGCCGCTTGGGCTTCTCCGTGCGCACCCCGGGCTATGCCTTGCGCAGCTTCGCGCGCCATATCCAGGACGCCGGTCACTGCGGGCCACTGACCGTGGAAGTCATGGCCGACTGGGCGCGGTGCGACAGCCACGGCAGCAGTGACCCGCGCACCTGGGCGCGCCGGCTGAAGAACCTACGTTCGTTCACGCGCTGGCTGCAGCAGTTCGAGCCGCGAACCGAGGTCCCAGACGACGCGATCTTCGGCCGCCTGCCCGAGCGGCAGGCACCGCACATCTATAACGAGCATGAGATCATCGATCTGCTGGCCGCCGCGCGACGGCTCGGGCCGACGCCAGGGCTGCGCGGTGTCATCTTTGAAACGCTGTTCGGTCTGATCGCCTGCACTGGGCTGCGGATCTCCGAGGCGCTGTCGCTGCACAACGAAGACGTCGATCTCCAGCGCGAGATGCTCTCCATTCATCAGACCAAGTTCGGCAAGTCGCGCCAGGTGCCCATGCACCCAAGCACCGTGGAAGCGCTGCGGCGCTATCGCTGCATGCGCGACCTGGCCGGTGAGTCCGCGCAGGGCGATGCACCATTCTTCATAGGCACGCGAGGTCGGAGGCGGGGACTGCCACTGGGCGACCGCCAGGTGCATCGCGTATTCGCCGAACTTCGCCAGCAGTTGGGCTGGCGCAACCGTGGGACTCACCACGCCCCGCGCATCCACGATCTGCGGCACACATTCGTAGTGCGCCGCATTGTGCTGTGGCAGGCGCAGGGGGTAGACATCGATCAGGCGATGTTGTCGCTATCGACTTACGTCGGACATGCGATGGTGACCAATACCTATTGGTACCTCTCAGCGGTGCCGGAGTTAATGGCATTGGCTGCCGGACGCTTTGAGTCATTCATGCCTCGGTCGGAGGTTTCAGATGCGTAA
- a CDS encoding glycine-rich domain-containing protein, with protein MNEVTTMLMLSLSLMLAATAAFLLLRKRAGNTKAERISQFVFPPSIANKLKDAYPHLTDAQTATVMNGLREYFHISAIAERHMVSMPSKVVDVAWHEFILFTRLYHHFCRTTLGRYLHHTPSEAMRTPTQAQHGIKRAWRLSCKREGIDPKSPARLPLLFAMDAMLAIPDGYRYALNCQSGADYCASHIGCGSGCGGSSSADGCSSGSDGCGDGGGGCGGGGD; from the coding sequence ATGAACGAGGTCACAACCATGCTCATGTTGTCACTATCCTTGATGCTCGCCGCCACAGCCGCCTTTCTGCTTTTGCGCAAACGCGCAGGCAATACGAAAGCCGAACGGATCAGCCAGTTCGTATTTCCGCCATCGATTGCGAATAAGCTCAAGGATGCATACCCCCACCTCACCGATGCCCAGACCGCCACGGTCATGAACGGCTTGCGTGAATACTTCCACATCTCCGCCATTGCCGAGCGGCACATGGTTTCCATGCCCAGCAAAGTGGTCGACGTGGCCTGGCATGAGTTCATTCTTTTCACCCGGCTGTACCATCATTTCTGCCGCACGACCCTGGGACGTTACCTGCATCACACGCCGTCCGAGGCGATGCGCACGCCAACACAGGCCCAGCACGGCATCAAGCGTGCATGGCGGCTGTCCTGTAAACGAGAAGGCATCGATCCCAAGAGTCCCGCAAGACTGCCGCTGTTATTCGCGATGGACGCCATGCTGGCAATCCCTGATGGCTATCGCTACGCGCTGAACTGCCAGTCCGGCGCCGATTACTGTGCTTCGCACATTGGTTGCGGCAGCGGGTGCGGCGGCTCCTCGTCGGCTGACGGTTGTTCCAGCGGCAGTGATGGCTGCGGCGACGGTGGCGGCGGATGTGGCGGTGGCGGTGACTAG
- the ccoG gene encoding cytochrome c oxidase accessory protein CcoG, which produces METSPPKQYSQQEIEQSLYEVRKKIYPRALTGWFATWRWILVWFTQIIFYGGPWLTWNDRQAVLFDLVSRKFYIFGLVLWPQDFIYLAVLLVISALALFLFTAVGGRVFCGYACPQTVYTEIFMWVERKIEGERSARIRLDREPLSARKVALKGSKHLVWGAIALWTGFTFVGYFTPIHLLAEEVMSFALGPWETFWILFYGFATYGNAGWMREQVCKYMCPYARFQSAMFDKDTLTVTYDTVRGEPRGPRSKQADRFELGMGDCIDCGICVQVCPTGIDIREGLQYECIGCAACIDGCDQVMDKMGYPKGLIRYTTEHAMINKLGRRDIWRRVLRPRTLIYFSILGLIILAAAMSLALRQPLKVDVIRDRGMPRATEDGSVDNVYRLQMMNTEEKPNRYVISVQGINGVSIVSESQFEVAAATTKAVPVRVRVPAGAAQPGSNRIKFVIQDTDDQSVKITEKAVFIVPR; this is translated from the coding sequence ATGGAAACCTCACCCCCCAAGCAGTACTCGCAGCAAGAGATCGAGCAAAGCCTGTATGAAGTCCGCAAGAAGATTTACCCGCGGGCGCTGACCGGCTGGTTTGCCACCTGGCGCTGGATACTGGTGTGGTTTACCCAGATCATCTTCTACGGCGGCCCCTGGCTGACCTGGAACGATCGCCAGGCGGTATTGTTCGACCTGGTTTCCCGTAAGTTTTATATCTTTGGCCTGGTGCTGTGGCCGCAGGACTTCATTTACCTGGCGGTCCTGCTGGTCATCTCGGCGCTGGCGCTGTTTTTGTTTACTGCGGTGGGCGGGCGCGTGTTTTGCGGCTACGCCTGTCCGCAGACCGTCTACACCGAAATCTTCATGTGGGTCGAGCGCAAGATCGAGGGCGAACGCAGCGCCCGCATCCGCCTCGACCGTGAGCCGCTGTCGGCGCGCAAGGTGGCGCTGAAGGGTTCCAAGCACCTGGTATGGGGCGCGATTGCGCTGTGGACCGGTTTTACCTTTGTCGGCTATTTCACGCCGATCCACCTGCTGGCCGAGGAAGTCATGAGCTTCGCGCTCGGCCCCTGGGAAACTTTCTGGATCCTGTTCTACGGCTTCGCCACCTACGGCAATGCCGGCTGGATGCGCGAGCAGGTGTGCAAGTACATGTGCCCGTACGCGCGCTTCCAGAGCGCGATGTTCGACAAGGACACCCTTACCGTCACCTACGACACCGTGCGCGGCGAGCCGCGCGGCCCGCGCAGCAAGCAGGCCGACCGTTTCGAACTCGGCATGGGCGACTGCATCGATTGCGGCATCTGCGTGCAAGTCTGCCCGACCGGCATCGACATCCGCGAGGGCCTGCAGTACGAATGCATCGGCTGCGCCGCCTGCATCGACGGCTGCGACCAGGTGATGGACAAGATGGGTTACCCCAAGGGGCTGATCCGCTACACCACCGAACATGCCATGATCAACAAGCTGGGCCGCCGCGACATCTGGCGCCGCGTGCTGCGTCCGCGCACTTTGATCTATTTCAGCATTCTCGGCCTGATCATCCTGGCGGCGGCCATGTCGCTGGCGCTGCGCCAGCCGCTCAAGGTCGACGTCATCCGCGACCGCGGCATGCCGCGCGCGACCGAAGATGGTTCGGTCGACAACGTCTATCGCCTGCAGATGATGAATACCGAGGAAAAGCCGAACCGCTACGTGATTTCTGTGCAAGGCATCAATGGCGTCAGCATCGTCTCGGAATCGCAATTCGAGGTGGCCGCGGCCACCACCAAGGCAGTGCCGGTGCGGGTGCGGGTACCTGCCGGTGCGGCGCAACCGGGATCCAACCGGATCAAGTTCGTGATACAGGATACGGACGACCAGAGCGTGAAGATCACGGAAAAAGCGGTCTTCATCGTGCCGCGCTAG
- a CDS encoding tyrosine-type recombinase/integrase — translation MRKSTAFKAIAPKPPSFPSLVQQFFTEYLVAQRAVSPRTVACYRDALMLFLDFASHKLGKAPTAMKLDDIQPDLIMAFLDHLEHERHNAIRSRNLRLTALRAFLKFAGRRDVDSLHVVERTLAVPMKRFERPMLGFLTREEMIAVLGQPGSSWSSQRDHLLLAMLYNTGARVSEIIGVRVIDVVLEGAACVHLQGKGRKQRSVPLWKTTLLEIRAWLRLNPTLRGEAALLPNRDGRAMSRSNVAQRLDLAVARASTQEPSILKKRVSPHTLRHTTAMHLLQSGVPFNVIALWLGHESATTTHRYVEADLSMKEKALARLAPPDTSMRRFRAPDSLMRFLQTL, via the coding sequence ATGCGTAAATCCACCGCATTCAAGGCCATTGCACCGAAGCCGCCGTCGTTCCCCTCCCTGGTCCAGCAGTTCTTCACCGAGTATCTGGTCGCGCAGCGCGCGGTCAGTCCGCGCACGGTAGCCTGCTACCGAGATGCATTGATGCTGTTCCTGGACTTCGCCAGTCACAAGCTGGGCAAGGCGCCGACGGCCATGAAATTGGACGACATTCAACCCGATCTGATCATGGCGTTCTTGGACCATTTGGAGCACGAGCGACACAACGCGATTCGCAGTCGCAATCTGAGGCTCACCGCATTACGCGCGTTCCTGAAGTTCGCCGGCCGGCGCGACGTGGACTCACTACACGTTGTCGAGCGAACACTGGCCGTCCCGATGAAGCGCTTCGAGCGGCCAATGCTGGGCTTTCTCACGCGTGAGGAAATGATTGCGGTGCTAGGGCAACCCGGGTCGAGTTGGTCTTCGCAGCGTGACCATCTGCTGTTGGCCATGCTCTACAACACCGGCGCGCGGGTTTCGGAGATCATCGGCGTGCGTGTCATCGACGTTGTGCTTGAAGGCGCCGCCTGCGTCCATCTACAGGGCAAAGGGCGCAAGCAGCGATCAGTGCCCCTGTGGAAGACTACACTCCTTGAGATCCGGGCTTGGCTACGTCTTAATCCGACGTTGCGTGGCGAGGCAGCATTGCTGCCCAACCGAGACGGGCGTGCGATGTCAAGATCCAACGTCGCGCAGCGTCTGGACCTTGCCGTCGCCCGCGCGTCAACTCAAGAGCCCAGCATCCTCAAGAAGCGGGTCTCGCCGCACACGCTGCGACACACCACGGCGATGCATCTGCTGCAGTCCGGCGTGCCGTTCAATGTGATCGCACTGTGGCTCGGGCACGAGAGTGCAACTACGACCCACCGCTACGTCGAGGCCGATCTCTCCATGAAGGAAAAAGCGCTCGCCCGGCTGGCGCCGCCCGATACCAGCATGCGTCGGTTCCGGGCGCCGGACTCGCTCATGCGATTCTTGCAGACGCTGTAA
- a CDS encoding FixH family protein, producing MESIFTTEKPQQKHWYQEPWMLLVIGGPAIVIVASFYLAFLAYKGADHVIAPDYYKRGLAINVDIRRDMAARERGLEAGLQIDESTRAVSLRLSGQGSLPPTLALRLSRPAGEGTEEIVLKANLLQAGAGVYRGKLDWPAALDANAAFLWQVNLDGGDWRLTSGWYGPIHAAVTIKPAG from the coding sequence ATGGAATCGATATTCACCACGGAAAAGCCGCAGCAAAAGCACTGGTACCAGGAGCCCTGGATGCTGCTGGTGATCGGCGGCCCTGCGATTGTCATCGTGGCCAGCTTCTACCTGGCCTTCCTGGCGTACAAGGGCGCCGACCATGTGATCGCGCCGGATTACTACAAGCGCGGCCTGGCGATCAACGTCGACATCCGGCGCGACATGGCGGCACGCGAACGCGGCCTGGAAGCCGGGCTGCAGATCGATGAATCCACCCGTGCGGTCAGCTTGCGGCTGAGCGGGCAGGGCTCGCTGCCGCCGACCCTGGCCTTGCGCCTCTCGCGCCCGGCCGGCGAGGGCACCGAAGAAATCGTACTCAAGGCGAATCTGCTGCAGGCCGGCGCCGGCGTCTATCGCGGCAAGCTGGATTGGCCGGCTGCGCTGGATGCCAATGCCGCGTTCCTGTGGCAGGTCAATCTGGATGGCGGCGACTGGCGCCTGACATCCGGCTGGTACGGGCCGATCCATGCTGCCGTGACGATCAAGCCGGCCGGTTGA
- the ccoP gene encoding cytochrome-c oxidase, cbb3-type subunit III: MADFLHNGWSLFIAGVTLLGILACGLLLYSQSKVKVKVGADGQPLPVQTTGHVWDEDLVENNNPLPRWWMIMFYLTIVFALGYLILYPGLGSMQGTLGWSQVGKYAQEMKAGEEKYGPIFNKYQAMPIPALAQDPQAREIGERLFLNSCAQCHGSDAQGSKGFPNLADTDWLYGGAPETVLASIREGRHGQMPSMAAAVGGDQDVRNVANYVLSLSGSSHDPIKAVMGKAKYAACAACHGADGKGNQVLGAPNLTDKTWLYGGGLNNVMDAINKGRGNMMPAHKGILSDAKVHLLAAYVWGLSNRQATVAGISAGDARAMGKLTGVSDTPARQ; this comes from the coding sequence ATGGCAGATTTCTTACATAACGGCTGGAGCCTTTTCATCGCCGGCGTCACGCTGCTGGGCATCCTTGCCTGCGGACTGCTGCTGTATTCGCAGTCCAAGGTCAAGGTCAAGGTGGGTGCGGACGGCCAGCCGCTGCCGGTGCAGACTACCGGCCACGTCTGGGATGAGGACCTGGTTGAAAACAACAATCCCTTGCCGCGCTGGTGGATGATCATGTTCTACCTGACCATCGTCTTCGCTCTCGGCTACCTGATCCTGTATCCCGGCCTTGGCTCGATGCAGGGCACGCTCGGCTGGAGCCAGGTTGGAAAATATGCGCAGGAAATGAAAGCCGGTGAAGAAAAATACGGCCCGATCTTCAACAAGTACCAGGCCATGCCCATCCCGGCGCTGGCCCAGGATCCGCAGGCCAGGGAAATCGGCGAGCGCCTGTTCCTGAATTCCTGCGCCCAGTGCCACGGCTCGGACGCGCAGGGCAGCAAGGGCTTCCCCAACCTCGCCGACACCGACTGGCTGTACGGCGGCGCCCCGGAAACGGTGCTGGCGTCGATTCGCGAAGGCCGCCATGGCCAGATGCCTTCCATGGCCGCGGCCGTCGGCGGCGACCAGGACGTGCGCAATGTCGCCAATTACGTGCTGAGCCTGTCCGGCTCGAGCCATGACCCGATCAAGGCCGTGATGGGCAAGGCGAAGTATGCCGCCTGCGCCGCCTGCCATGGCGCCGACGGCAAGGGCAACCAGGTCCTCGGCGCGCCCAACCTGACCGACAAGACCTGGCTGTATGGTGGCGGCCTCAACAACGTGATGGATGCCATCAACAAGGGCCGCGGCAACATGATGCCGGCGCACAAAGGCATCCTGTCCGACGCCAAGGTACATTTGCTGGCAGCCTATGTCTGGGGGCTATCGAACCGGCAAGCCACGGTAGCCGGCATTTCGGCTGGCGATGCCAGGGCGATGGGCAAGCTGACCGGCGTGAGCGACACCCCGGCCAGGCAGTAA
- a CDS encoding DUF3303 domain-containing protein, which produces MKYMISWFERPQGSPTEYENAQKRILDVFGQWKAPANFKIELFVVRVGEWGGHMLVDCDDPLAVHKVCSTWPAFEFQARPVIAVEDAVRVELEAIAWRDGLQPK; this is translated from the coding sequence ATGAAGTACATGATCAGCTGGTTCGAACGCCCGCAAGGTTCGCCTACAGAGTACGAGAATGCCCAGAAGCGAATACTTGATGTGTTCGGTCAATGGAAGGCGCCCGCCAATTTCAAGATCGAATTGTTCGTAGTGCGAGTCGGCGAGTGGGGTGGGCATATGTTGGTAGACTGCGACGATCCGCTGGCCGTTCACAAAGTTTGTTCGACCTGGCCTGCTTTCGAATTCCAGGCACGACCCGTGATTGCCGTCGAAGACGCTGTCCGCGTCGAACTCGAGGCTATTGCCTGGCGAGATGGACTGCAACCCAAGTGA
- a CDS encoding cbb3-type cytochrome oxidase subunit 3 translates to MSTILNIIFTILSLLVFLGIAFWAYSRHNKERFEAMGRMPLEQDQDNATTGN, encoded by the coding sequence ATGTCTACGATCCTTAACATCATTTTTACGATATTGAGCTTGCTGGTCTTCCTCGGCATCGCGTTCTGGGCCTACAGCCGCCACAACAAGGAACGCTTCGAGGCGATGGGCCGCATGCCGCTCGAACAAGATCAAGATAACGCAACAACTGGAAACTGA
- the ccoO gene encoding cytochrome-c oxidase, cbb3-type subunit II, giving the protein MRKFTHELIEKNVTLLIVLSVLVVSIGGLVEIVPLFFQKTTTQPVEGWKPYSALQLAGRDVYLREGCYNCHSQMIRPFRAETERYGHYSVPGESIYDHPFQWGSKRTGPDLARVGGRYSDEWHRIHLRNPRDVVPESNMPAYSWLTKAVLDPAAIAPKMRAMRSVGVPYTDEQIAKAADDVKGKTEEDALVAYLQVLGTAVKNKY; this is encoded by the coding sequence ATGCGTAAATTTACTCACGAACTGATTGAAAAAAACGTCACCCTGCTGATCGTGCTGTCGGTGCTGGTGGTCAGTATCGGCGGCCTGGTGGAAATCGTGCCGTTGTTCTTCCAGAAAACCACCACGCAGCCAGTCGAGGGCTGGAAGCCGTATTCGGCGCTGCAGCTGGCCGGGCGCGACGTCTACCTGCGCGAAGGCTGCTACAACTGCCACTCGCAGATGATCCGGCCGTTCCGCGCCGAAACCGAGCGCTACGGCCACTATTCGGTGCCCGGCGAATCGATCTATGACCACCCGTTCCAGTGGGGCAGCAAGCGCACCGGTCCGGACCTGGCGCGCGTCGGCGGCCGTTACAGCGACGAGTGGCATCGCATCCACCTGCGCAATCCGCGCGACGTGGTGCCGGAGTCGAACATGCCGGCCTACAGCTGGCTAACCAAGGCGGTTCTCGATCCGGCCGCGATCGCACCGAAGATGCGCGCGATGCGCTCGGTAGGCGTGCCTTATACGGACGAGCAGATCGCCAAGGCAGCCGATGACGTCAAGGGCAAGACCGAGGAAGACGCTCTGGTCGCTTACTTGCAGGTGCTTGGCACCGCGGTCAAGAACAAGTATTGA
- a CDS encoding site-specific integrase, whose product MGNTRSSRFTRTDWLATGPLAPHVDAFKQYLTDCGYAATTFANCVRSVAHFAQWVHGRRLRVQRIDETVVAEFLDDHLPRCHCTGPVHCDRRNLSAALGHLLVVLRAQGVVAPPMMRTTPVDEELLCYEEYMDHVRGLAPKTRDIALRIVGRLLASRFGDGAIDIAAIKPDHVRRFFAQQAKLYRKPANAGTVISALRGYFRYRASLGDAVHGLIGAVSYPANWQLASLPKTLTAEEVEQLVGSLGRPGRSMRRADAIVRCAMDLGLRSGEIARISLDDIDWRAGTITLRHTKGRREDVLPLPATTGEAIAAYLKHERPKTRNRAVFVRHVAPRDQPIGPDLVRKTIRQAFARTGLPYTRSHLLRHTMANRLLAGGSSLKEVADVLRHRSLNTTLIYAKLDSRKLVDVALPWPGSAA is encoded by the coding sequence ATGGGAAACACCCGATCATCTCGATTCACCCGTACCGACTGGCTCGCGACGGGACCTCTCGCGCCTCACGTTGACGCGTTTAAGCAGTACCTGACTGACTGCGGCTACGCTGCGACCACGTTTGCCAACTGCGTGCGCAGCGTTGCCCACTTTGCTCAATGGGTTCACGGTCGCCGTCTGCGCGTCCAACGCATCGACGAGACAGTCGTCGCCGAGTTTCTTGACGATCATCTTCCGCGATGCCACTGTACCGGCCCAGTTCACTGCGACCGACGCAATCTGAGCGCCGCGCTGGGCCATCTTCTGGTTGTTTTGCGCGCTCAGGGTGTGGTTGCTCCGCCAATGATGAGGACGACACCGGTGGATGAGGAACTGCTCTGCTACGAGGAGTACATGGACCATGTGCGCGGCCTGGCGCCCAAGACCCGCGACATCGCCTTGCGTATCGTGGGGCGGCTGCTGGCCTCTCGCTTTGGCGACGGCGCCATCGACATTGCAGCGATCAAGCCCGACCATGTTCGCCGCTTCTTCGCGCAACAAGCCAAGCTCTACCGCAAGCCGGCAAACGCCGGCACGGTGATCTCGGCACTGCGCGGGTACTTCCGCTATCGCGCATCGCTTGGCGACGCGGTGCACGGGTTGATCGGCGCGGTGTCCTACCCTGCCAACTGGCAGTTGGCATCGCTTCCCAAGACCCTCACTGCCGAGGAAGTCGAGCAGTTGGTCGGCTCGCTTGGCAGACCGGGCCGCTCCATGAGGCGCGCCGACGCCATCGTGCGCTGCGCCATGGATCTCGGGCTTCGAAGTGGTGAGATCGCCCGTATCAGCCTCGATGACATCGACTGGCGCGCCGGCACGATCACACTACGTCACACCAAGGGTCGTCGCGAAGATGTGCTGCCACTGCCGGCGACCACCGGCGAGGCGATCGCGGCTTACCTGAAACACGAACGCCCCAAGACGCGCAATCGTGCCGTCTTCGTGCGCCATGTGGCACCGCGCGATCAGCCCATCGGCCCCGACCTCGTGCGCAAGACGATCCGCCAGGCCTTCGCGCGCACCGGGCTGCCCTACACGCGCTCGCATTTGCTGCGCCACACGATGGCCAACCGGCTGCTGGCAGGCGGCTCTTCCCTCAAAGAGGTGGCCGACGTATTGCGCCACCGATCGCTGAACACCACGCTAATCTACGCCAAGCTCGATAGCCGCAAGCTTGTCGATGTGGCGCTGCCGTGGCCGGGGAGCGCAGCATGA
- the ccoS gene encoding cbb3-type cytochrome oxidase assembly protein CcoS: protein MDVLYLLVPLSVILVFAVGAVFWWALSSRQFDDLDEVSERLLADDDEKPPPAA, encoded by the coding sequence ATGGATGTCCTTTATTTGCTGGTGCCCCTGAGCGTGATCCTGGTGTTCGCCGTCGGCGCCGTGTTCTGGTGGGCCTTGAGCAGCCGCCAGTTCGACGATCTCGACGAAGTCAGCGAGCGCCTCCTCGCCGACGATGACGAGAAACCGCCACCGGCCGCCTGA
- a CDS encoding sulfite exporter TauE/SafE family protein, protein MLNLPLITAVATAGLLGGIHCAGMCGGMATMLGSAGRRQGQDSGRTIPIMPAPAVTTSIRTFSACASQPAAAGWRHAALLHAGRISTYGLLGAVVGLLGAAGLLLKPIMPVHTALFVFGNLALIWLGLRLVGYAPLEGALSRFGGRLAALVPARFSPAAQAGRHPFLTGMAWGGLPCGLLYGVLPFALLSGDAWSGAALMLVFGLAALPHILVAQGAGQWLHGRRLPLVAKAVGALALLGFGVYGLFHLTDPSAISPLFCITPVH, encoded by the coding sequence ATGCTGAACCTTCCCCTGATTACCGCAGTCGCCACCGCCGGACTCCTGGGCGGCATCCATTGCGCCGGCATGTGCGGCGGCATGGCGACCATGCTGGGCTCGGCTGGACGCCGACAGGGGCAGGATAGTGGGCGCACCATTCCCATCATGCCGGCGCCGGCCGTGACGACCTCCATCCGTACGTTTTCGGCCTGCGCCTCGCAGCCTGCGGCCGCCGGTTGGCGCCATGCGGCCCTACTGCATGCGGGCAGGATTTCCACCTACGGTTTGCTGGGGGCGGTGGTCGGCTTGCTGGGTGCGGCCGGCTTGCTGCTCAAGCCCATCATGCCGGTGCATACCGCGCTGTTCGTGTTCGGCAACCTGGCGCTGATCTGGCTTGGCTTGCGGTTGGTGGGTTACGCGCCGCTGGAAGGCGCGCTGTCGCGCTTCGGCGGCAGGCTGGCGGCGCTGGTGCCGGCGCGGTTTTCGCCGGCGGCACAAGCCGGGCGCCATCCCTTCCTGACCGGCATGGCCTGGGGCGGCCTGCCGTGCGGCTTGCTGTATGGCGTGCTGCCGTTTGCGCTGTTGTCAGGCGACGCCTGGTCGGGCGCGGCGCTGATGCTGGTGTTCGGCCTGGCGGCCTTGCCGCATATATTGGTCGCGCAGGGCGCCGGGCAATGGCTGCATGGGCGGCGCTTGCCGCTGGTGGCGAAGGCAGTCGGCGCGCTGGCGCTGCTCGGCTTTGGCGTGTATGGCCTGTTTCACCTCACTGATCCTTCCGCGATTTCTCCGCTGTTTTGTATCACTCCGGTGCATTGA
- the ccoN gene encoding cytochrome-c oxidase, cbb3-type subunit I produces MTQALASSYNYKVVRQLTIMSVVWGVVGMLVGVFIAAQLAWPELGMGIPWLSYGRLRPLHTNAVIFAFGGTALMATSFYVVQRTCGVRLFSDKLAAFVFWGWQAVIVAAAISLPLGFTQGKEYAELEWPIDILITLVWVAYAIVFFGTLYKRKVSHIYVANWFFGSFVLTIALLHIVNNIAIPVEFMKSYSAYAGVQDAMIQWWYGHNAVGFFLTTSFLGMMYYFIPKQAGRPIYSYRLSIVHFWALIFTYMWAGPHHLHYTALPDWAQSVGMVFSLILLAPSWGGMINGMMTLSGAWHKLRSDPILRFLIVALSFYGMATFEGPMMSIKTVNALSHYTDWTIGHVHAGALGWVGFITMGSLYYMIPRLFGKTEMYSKSLIEVHFWTATIGVVLYIASMWIAGVMQGLMWRAVNADGTLTYTFVESVKATYPYYIIRFSGGALYLFGMLCMAYNMVKTIAGAPAVDPKIPVQSDAAHAPVHAAA; encoded by the coding sequence ATGACCCAAGCCCTTGCTTCGAGTTACAACTACAAGGTCGTTCGCCAATTGACCATCATGTCCGTCGTCTGGGGCGTAGTGGGCATGCTGGTGGGCGTTTTCATTGCCGCCCAGCTGGCCTGGCCGGAGCTGGGGATGGGCATTCCCTGGCTCAGTTACGGCCGCCTGCGGCCGCTGCACACCAATGCGGTGATCTTCGCCTTTGGCGGCACCGCCCTGATGGCGACTTCCTTTTACGTGGTGCAGCGCACCTGCGGCGTACGGCTGTTTTCGGACAAGCTGGCCGCCTTCGTGTTCTGGGGCTGGCAAGCGGTGATCGTCGCCGCCGCCATTTCGCTGCCGCTGGGCTTTACCCAAGGCAAGGAATACGCCGAACTCGAATGGCCGATCGATATCCTCATCACGCTGGTCTGGGTCGCTTACGCCATCGTGTTCTTCGGCACGCTCTACAAGCGCAAGGTCTCGCATATTTATGTCGCGAACTGGTTCTTTGGCAGCTTCGTTCTGACCATCGCCTTGCTACACATCGTCAACAACATCGCGATCCCGGTCGAGTTCATGAAGTCCTACTCCGCCTATGCCGGCGTGCAGGACGCGATGATCCAGTGGTGGTATGGCCATAACGCCGTGGGCTTTTTCCTCACCACCAGCTTCCTCGGCATGATGTATTACTTCATTCCCAAGCAAGCCGGCCGGCCGATCTATTCCTACCGCCTGTCGATCGTGCACTTCTGGGCGCTGATCTTCACCTACATGTGGGCGGGCCCGCACCATCTGCACTACACCGCCTTGCCCGACTGGGCGCAATCGGTCGGCATGGTGTTCTCGCTGATCCTGCTGGCGCCGAGCTGGGGCGGCATGATCAACGGCATGATGACCCTGTCGGGCGCCTGGCACAAGCTGCGTTCCGACCCGATCCTGCGCTTTTTGATCGTCGCCCTGTCGTTCTACGGCATGGCCACCTTCGAAGGCCCGATGATGTCGATCAAGACCGTCAATGCCCTGTCGCACTACACCGACTGGACCATCGGCCACGTCCACGCCGGCGCCCTCGGCTGGGTCGGCTTCATCACCATGGGCAGCCTGTACTACATGATCCCGCGCCTGTTCGGCAAGACTGAAATGTACAGCAAGAGCCTGATCGAGGTGCACTTCTGGACCGCCACCATCGGCGTGGTGCTGTACATCGCCTCGATGTGGATCGCCGGCGTCATGCAAGGCCTGATGTGGCGTGCGGTGAACGCGGACGGTACCCTGACCTATACCTTCGTGGAAAGCGTCAAGGCCACCTATCCGTACTACATCATCCGTTTCTCCGGCGGCGCGCTGTACCTGTTCGGCATGCTGTGCATGGCCTACAACATGGTCAAGACCATCGCCGGCGCACCCGCGGTCGATCCCAAAATCCCCGTGCAGAGCGACGCCGCCCATGCGCCTGTCCATGCGGCTGCCTGA